The following coding sequences are from one Gossypium raimondii isolate GPD5lz chromosome 4, ASM2569854v1, whole genome shotgun sequence window:
- the LOC105766642 gene encoding beta-fructofuranosidase, insoluble isoenzyme 1: MAIWNLLWLYILILYVNNGRMEASHKVYPQFQSLSAVNIRQLHHTAFHFQPPKNWINDPNGPMYYNGIYHIFYQYNPKGAVWGNIVWGHSISKDLINWKELEPAICPSKHFDIDGAWSGSTTILPSNKPIILYTGVDSNGIQTQNYAVPANLSDPYLRKWIKPGNNPLIDPENGVNATAFRDPSTAWWLNGRWRVLVGSERNSRGIAYLYRSRDFIHWTKAKHPFHSAPNTGMWECPDFYPVSLSSKEGLDPSYMGKHVKHVLKVSLDDARYDYYTLGTYLTNDDKYVPDNASVDGWAGLRYDYGNFYASKTFFDPAKRRRILWGWVNESDFTQDDVKKGWAGIQAIPRIVWLDTNQRQLKQWPVEELNTLRGEIVKMSHQKLKKGHHIEIQGITAAQADIDVTFYIPSLDKTEEFNPSWEDAQRLCANKGSKVEGGVGPFGLLTLASKNLEEYTAVFFRVFKTSKKHVVLLCSDARSSSLEDGIYKPSFAGFVDVDLADKKLSLRSLIDHSVVESFGGGGKTCITSRVYPTLAVLDNAHLYAFNNGDETIIVKNLNAWSMNKAKMN, encoded by the exons ATGGCAATTTGGAACCTCCTATGGCTTTACATATTAATTCTTTATGTTAACAATGGCAGAATGGAAGCGTCTCACAAGGTTTATCCACAATTTCAGTCTTTAAGTGCAGTTAACATCCGCCAACTCCATCATACTGCCTTTCACTTTCAGCCTCCCAAAAATTGGATCAATG ATCCAAACG GTCCTATGTACTATAATGGAATATACCATATTTTCTATCAATACAATCCCAAAGGTGCTGTGTGGGGTAACATTGTTTGGGGCCATTCAATTTCAAAGGATTTGATCAATTGGAAAGAACTTGAGCCTGCAATTTGTCCTTCAAAACATTTTGATATCGATGGTGCTTGGTCTGGTTCAACCACCATTCTTCCTAGCAATAAgccaataattttatataccgGAGTTGATTCCAATGGCATCCAAACCCAAAACTATGCAGTGCCAGCAAATTTATCTGATCCATATTTGCGTAAATGGATCAAACCAGGAAACAATCCACTGATTGATCCTGAAAATGGTGTCAACGCCACTGCTTTCCGTGACCCCTCCACCGCCTGGTGGCTAAATGGGCGGTGGAGAGTCTTAGTTGGAAGCGAAAGGAACAGTAGAGGGATTGCTTATCTGTATAGAAGTAGAGATTTCATTCACTGGACTAAGGCTAAACACCCTTTCCATTCAGCGCCCAATACAGGCATGTGGGAATGTCCTGATTTCTATCCTGTTTCATTATCTAGTAAAGAGGGTTTGGATCCATCTTACATGGGAaaacatgttaagcatgttctAAAAGTGAGCTTGGATGATGCGAGATACGATTACTACACACTTGGAACATATTTAACTAATGACGATAAATATGTACCTGATAATGCGTCAGTTGATGGTTGGGCTGGCCTTAGATATGACTATGGAAATTTCTATGCTTCAAAAACATTCTTTGATCCTGCAAAAAGGAGGAGGATTTTGTGGGGTTGGGTTAATGAATCTGATTTTACTCAAGATGATGTTAAAAAGGGATGGGCTGGAATACAG GCAATTCCTAGAATAGTATGGCTTGACACTAATCAAAGGCAATTGAAGCAATGGCCAGTGGAAGAGTTGAATACTCTAAGAGGGGAAATTGTCAAAATGAGCCATCAAAAGCTTAAAAAAGGCCACCATATTGAAATACAAGGAATAACAGCTGCCCAG GCGGATATTGATGTTACCTTCTATATTCCAAGTTTAGATAAAACTGAGGAATTTAATCCTAGCTGGGAAGATGCCCAACGTCTCTGTGCCAACAAAGGATCAaaggttgaaggtggagttggtCCATTCGGACTCTTAACCTTAGCTTCAAAAAACCTTGAAGAATATACTGCTGTCTTCTTCAGGgttttcaaaacatcaaaaaaacaTGTGGTTTTGTTGTGCTCTGATGCAAGGAG TTCCTCATTGGAAGATGGAATATATAAACCATCATTTGCTGGCTTCGTTGATGTTGACTTGGCTGATAAGAAGCTCTCTCTTAGGAGTCTg ATTGATCATTCAGTTGTGGAAAGTTTTGGAGGTGGAGGAAAAACATGCATCACATCCAGGGTTTATCCTACATTAGCAGTGCTTGACAATGCTCACTTGTATGCATTCAACAATGGTGACGAGACTATCATTGTCAAGAACCTTAACGCCTGGAGCATGAATAAGGCGAAGATGAATTGA